The nucleotide sequence ttccaatatgcctgagacaccgccttttgacctagatacttgttgcgcagcatggtttgccaaacaccatcctcggtAAGAAGTTTAAACAACCACTTACTaagtagggcctcattcttgacttccaggtcatgaattccaaggccaccttggtcttttggcctacaaaccacactccatttggccaacctgtattttttcttttcaccatctccttgccaaaagaatctggatctaaaatagtccagtctttgcagggccccttttgggagttggaagaaagagAGCATATaaagaaccatatttgtgaggacagagttaatcaaaaccagccgtcctccaactgagagcaatttgcctttccaactgctcaaACATTTCTCTAGCCactcctctacatgcttccactccgcaatggtgagaCGCCGATAATGAATCGGTATTCCCAGATATTTAATCGGGAATTGGCCATGTGTGCAACCGAACAGGTCAGCATAATCGGCCGCCGCCTCAACAGCTTCTCCAAAGCAGAAAagttcacttttatggaaattaattttaAGACTCGGCATTTGCTCAAATGCTAACAACAAGAGTTTTAGGTTTTGAGCCTTAtctaggtcatgttccataaagagaattgtgtcatcggcgtattgcagaatagagaggccaccatccacaaggtgtggcactactcctgcaatctggccgtcctgcttggcgcgctcaatcagaatagccaacatgtcagcgacaatgttaaataacattggggacaTGGAGTCACCCTGTCGTAGTCCTTTTTTTGTTTGAAAGTAATGGCCTAcgtcatcattgactttgatggccacactacctccagttacaaaattATGGATCCACTGACGCCATTTATTAGAGAAACCTTTCATCCTTAGGGCCTGTTGgaggaaaggccatttgaccttgtcataggctttttcaaagtcgATTTTGAATACGACTCCACTCATGTTTTTTCGGTGCATCTCATGGACGGTCTCATGCAGGATTACTACGCCATCGAGTATATTTCTTCCTTGCATGAAAGCCGTTTGAGATGGCCGGACAATATGGTCAGCTACTGAGTTTAACCTATTCGTAGCCactttggtgaaaattttgaagctgacattaaggaggcatatgggtCTGAACTGTTGGATCCGTTCGGCCTCCTTAATCTTTGGCAACAAGACAATCTCCCCAAAATTAAGTCTGAATAGGTCAAGTCTGTCGGCATGAAGACAATTAAACAACTCCAAAAGGTCAGACTTGATGatatcccagaaattctgatagaattctgccgggaaaccatctgggcctggagctttgttatgttccatttggaacaccgcAGCTCTCACCTCCTCTTCGGAGAACGGTGCTGTAAGGATATCATTTTCTTCtgccgtgacttgtggaatatcgtCTGTTCGGGACTCGTCAAGAGTGAAGTTCCCATCAACCGTCGCCCCGAATAGAGATTTGTAGTAGTTGGTGATATACTTTTTGAGCTCCTCCTGACCTTCGATCCGCCCCTCCTCTTGTTGGAGACTGTAAATACATTTCTTCCGATGCCGCCCATTAGCGACCAATTGGAAGTATCTTGTATTACTATCACCCATCAAAATGAAATCGGCTTTGGATCTTTGGTAGTATTTGATCTCCTCTTCTCGCAAAAGACGTGCAACCTTCTCATTAGATTGATTTTTCAATTCAATCTCTTGTTGAGATAAGGTGCGCGTCTCAGCAATTTTGTCGAGGTCGTCAATGATGGTACAGAGccgttgtttttcctttttgtataTCCCGTTGGTATGTTTCGCCCATCCAGTGAGGTGTTGCCTCATGGCCCTTATTTTAAAGTTCCATCTCTGAATAGGTGTACGACCAACAGCGGGCCTCTCCCAAACATTCTTGATTATGTCTACAAATCCTTCCCGGAGCAGCCaacccaattcaaatttgaaacgACGTCTGGCAGCCGGGTTTGTAGAGTTAGAATCCAGAATGATGGGTGCATGATCCGATAATGCCTCTATACGCTCTAGGGATCGCACAGTTACCAGAGGAAATTTTAGTTCCCATTCGGTATCCATGAGTACCCTGTCAAGCTTCTCGTATGTTGGCATAGCTCGGTTATTAGCCCAGGTGAACTGCCGCCCCGACATACTGGCCTCCCGAAGATCCAAACTGTCTATCACAACATTGAATAGGAAAGGCCAGTGAGTGTCAAAGCGGTCATTATTTTTCTCTTCCTGGTACCTAAGGATATTGAAGTCCCCTCCAATAAGCATTGGGTACGGGTTATCCTTAGCCAGGTTTACCAACTCCCGAAGGAAAGCCGGTTTTTGCTCATCTTGGGCCGCCCCATAGACAGCGACGAGAGTCCATGTAAAATTGTCCGTCCTATTTCTTAGGTGACATTTTATATGAAATTCACCAATCGAAAAGGCCAACAAGTCCATGACTGTGGTCAGAATCCCAAGAAGTATTCCTCCGGACCTTCCACGAGCTGGTAGACTATGCCATGCGTAGTCAAAACCACCTGATAGGTGATCGAGAACATGCGGGCGAAAGTCACACTTACTAGCCTCAGAAATTGCCACAAAATCCAATCCATGTTCCCGTACACAATCACCGACgtgtttatgtttagccaagtctgagagacctctgctattccaaaacatgcctttCATGTGGAAACTCGAATCGGTGTGGCCTTCTTGggcggtttttgtttctttttagatgAGTTTGATTTAGATTTCCGCGAGGACGCTGTGAAGTCACAAAACATGGACCCAGGTCTCgcatcatccaatccaacctcggTAACCTCACCAACCAAGTGGGATATAAGCGGACCATCATATTTGGCATCTGCTTCATCATCCTCCTCGGTTTCAGGGTTAGGTATCGATGCATTACACTTCGGAGAAACCTTTAAACGGTCAATCTCCATATGTGTAAGCACCCCAACCGATAGATTAATTTCATTATCATTCTTTTCCATAGAGCATCCAACATTCTTTAAACTAGAAGAAATATGTGAATCTGAAAAGGAAAGAAAAGATTTCGTGGAGAGATTACCTGGAGCGGTGTCCAAATTACGTGCAGCCTGACGTCGCATTGCCTTGTCCATAGCATGTTCGTCGGTCGGAGAAGAACCGTCAACTGAGACGGGGTGACGGTTACTACGTCGAAGGGGAGAGCTTCCCTCAGACATAAGAGCCATCGGACGATCCGTCGACAATGATGAAGCAGCAGCCAACATGGTAGGTGTGTAGATATATATCTAGTAGCTGTTTTGTAACAACTATACATTTTAAAAAGCAGTACACGCGGTTATCCGGCCAGCACTGCGCTGTCGTTCAAACCAAAACCAACCATGAATCCATCGCACCGGGTCTCCAGTCTGCTTCACAGACTATAATATCATGCTGGCGTAACATTGCACTACTGAATCATAGCTTAATGACTGTCTCCAACCCATCGATAACGACATTCGCTGACCACGTACTACTTCATCTGTTGATTCCAGGCAAGAAGTCAGCGACTCCTCTCATACTGGCCGAGTCTACGTACCGTCGGCGCGTTCGGCCGGCGGCAATGGCGTCGTCTCCTCCGTACCGGTTCCCCGCACTCTGCGAGGAGGAGCCGACGCGACGCTCCGCCAGGCAGTCATGCGGGACATGCGGCGCGTCGGCGGTGGCCAACTGCGTGGCACTGTGCTGCTGCCCGTGCGCCGTGGTGAGCTGCTTCACGCTGGCGCTCGTCAAGGCGCCCTACATGGCGGGCCGGCGATGGGTCAGGCGCGCCAAGACGCGGCGTATCAGCAGGGGCGTGCTGCGGAAGACGAGGCGCGTCCGGAGCCTGGACGACCAGCTGTACCAGgtggaggggctgggcggcggtggCGCCGCCGCGCAGGCGAGCAAGGAGGAGGACTGGGGCGGGCTGGGCAGGGCTGCCGCCTCGGGCTGGTGGGAGAACACCAACGATGTAAATTTGCTCGGGGATGGCAGGATGAGGGTGAGCGTGACGGAGAAGGCGTGGATGGAGATGTACGACGTCGGCCTCTGGGGCTTCGGCCGGCTGTCCTTCTCGCTCGCCAGAGACGCCGCGCCCTCGCCCGCCGCGCAGGTGGTCAGAGACGACCCACAGCCCCAGGAGGATGGCACTGTTGCTCCCGGGCGGTGACAGAGTTTGTGCGGCATGCCACGCCTTGGCTAATTGTTTTGTGCTACAAACTTTGTTGCACGCGGTGAGATTGTGTGTGGTTTGTACGGAAATACGGAATGGACAGCTTGTTGGTGATCGACAAGCACCGCTGTTTTGAAGCGTAGATTCACTtattatggactacatacagagcaaaatgagtgaatttatactctaaaatgcatctacatgcatctgtatgtgatccgtactgaaatctttacaaagacttatatttagaaatggagttTGCATTGGAATCTccaaaaagacatatatttaggaacgaagagagtactGTGGTAGGCCGTACATTTGGGGCCAGTTCTTTTCAGGCAAGATTCTACAGAATCGAATCAGGATTCTAAAAAATTCTCCCAAAATCTGCTTCTCCCAGAATCTATCGTCGAGTTCTTTTCAGAGATTGTAGTTTGAGATTCTAGAAACTGTTGTGTGTTGAAATGTCTGTACTACCGTTAGACAGAATTTGTTTGATGAAATGTTAACAGATTGTAGCATTATTCAAGCATGCAGAAATAGAGAGATGCAAAAAGGAGGGCTCACCGTGAGCGTCGACGTCGAACTTTGAGGGACGAGGCTGAGGGCCGGGGCGGACAGAGGGGCGAGGAGGAGCTGAGGAGGGAAGTTGGCCGGTGGGCAGCGACGGCGCGGCAACCCAGTCGCTGCCGCGAAGCTGACGGGGCGGGAAGGGCGGGGCGGACCGGGCAAGGGAGGCTggccggcgggggcgggggcggggatgGCTTGAAGGTCCGCTGCCCCGATGCGGTGCGGGAACTGGGAGACGAGCGAGCGGTCGGGTGCGTCCGCTTGTTGTCGGGGCCCTAGGCTGGACTGCGGGGTGGCATTTTGACCGTAAATACGTGATACAATAGGGGTACAACTATACttcaaaacgttttcttttctggaaCTAGCCAGAATTCTGAGATTGTGGGAGAAACCAGGTATTTTGGGATTTTGGGATTGCACTAGGATTCTGGAGAATCCGGTTCAGATTTTGGAAGTTCAATCGAGTTTTATTTGCTTGGGATTTTTGGGACCGAGATTCTCCATAATCTGCTCAAAAGAACTGGGCCTTGTTCAGGTTCACCTTTGGTCCCGAACTTCTCCAAAATAGTGCAGAATCTTCTTTATTACCTTGACTTCACTTCTTATTAGATTGACAAATATGTGCAGAATCCTTCTTCGGCATTAAAACCAAATTCGTCGTGTTTAGAAGATGCCAGCAATTCCCCCTGATTTGATGGATTTGACTCATAACTCAGATAAGGTCTTTTTTGACAATCTCCTAGTAGCTCATGTAAAATGTGGCAATGAATCCATCTGGGGCGGGTGCCTTCTCAGCATGAGATATGAAAACTGCATCCTTTAGCTATTCCAAAGATAAAGCCTGGTCAAGAGTCTACAAATCAAGGCGTGGGAGCTGCAACTTGTCAAATCAGCTCCCTGTAGGTCTCTAAGGGGGCACTCATCAAAGAAATAAAATGATGTAACAAAATTGTTGGGTTTCGTTTTCTCGTGATTGGTTGTGTCTTCTAGGTCTCTCAAGACTGGAACATGGTTTTTTCGATGCCTCCCGTTTTTCCTTAAATGTAAGAACTTTGTGTTTGCATCGTCTTCTTTTATCCTTGTTAATCTAGACCTCTTCTTCCACATCATTTTTTGAATTGCAACAAATCCCAGGAGTCTTGGCTTTCAGGTGTTGTCTCAACCAACTCTCATCGTCAGGGCCCTCCCCTCTTGGGCCAAATCCAGGTTGAAGATTACGTCATTAGCGATGGCCTCCTAGAGCCTCATCTTGGCCACCTCGTCTCTGATCCATTGTCTCAATGCCTTGGGTGTGCGAGCTAGCCTAGTTTGTATAGTCTGAATCACATCATTACTGGCAATAGGCTTCCTCCAAGCATTAGCAACCTTCCGAAAACCGTCCAACCTTAGCTAAACGATCTTCAAATGGAATCCTTCGAAAGGTCTAGGATCCATCCTGaaggagttctggattagggggtctccggacagccagactatatccttttgccggactgttagactatgaagatacaagattgaaaacttcgtctcgtgtccggatgggactctacttggcgtggaaggcaagctaggcagtacggatatggatatctcctcctttgtaaccgaccttatgtaaccctaaccctctccggtgtctatataaaccggagggtttagtccgtaggacaacagacaatcataccataggctagcttttagggtttagcctctccgatctcgtggtagatcaactcttgtaatacccataccattaagaataaatcaagcaggacgtagggttttacctccatcaagagggcccgaacctgggtaaaacgtcgtgtcccctgcctcctgttaccatccgccttagacgcacagttcgggaccccctacccgagatccgccggttttgacaccgacattggtgctttcattgagagttcctctgtgtcgtcgccattaggcttgatggctcctacgatcaccgatagcgatgcagtccagggtgagacttttctccccggacagatctttgtgttcggcgacttcgcactgcgggccaactcgcttggccatctggagcagatcgaaagttacgcccctggccaccaggtcaggtttggaagcttaaactacacggccaacatccgcggagacttgatcttcaacggattcgagcctctgccttatgcgtcacgcggtcacgatgagtacgatttagctctaccatcagacagtgttcaggagatcgcaccggcagccgctccgaccctcaatttggagccagttgcgccgtccatggacgggtggatggccgccgccacggaggccttaccctcagcggcgatcgagccgaacatcgaccttaccctgcacgagagccgtgttgttagactgccggatccttctccggccacggactccgaactgcctgcgcccgttcctagcgaattcgatggggcgccgatcatggagtttaccttcgtggatatttttcagcactcgccctttggcgacatattgaactcattaaggtctctcttcttgtcaggaggatcctggccgaactatgtccggcaggattggtatgcggatgacgaagaaattcgctgcccacacaccacccacttagtagccactgtcgacgacttaaccgacatgctcgacttcgactccgaagacatcgacggtatggacgacgatgcgggagacgaagaggaaccactgcccacaaggcactggacagccaccttatcatacgatatatacatggtggacacacccaaagaaggcaatggcgacgagacagcggaggatgacccctccaagaagcaacccaagcgccaacgtcagcagcgccgctctaagtcccgccaaagcaaaagtggtgataccggcacaggagataataacactccggatagtgccaaagatggcaacaatcccctccagcacgatctaggacaggaggatggagaggccagccctccagagagagtggtagatggagaggcggaggatgataattacatgccccctccgaagacgaggcaagcctcgacgatgacgaattcgtcgtgccagaggatcccgtcgaacaagagcgcttcaagcgccggcttatagccacggcaaatagccttaagaaaaagcagcagcagcttcaagctgatcaagatctgctagctgacagatggactgaagtcctcgcggccgaggaatataaactcgaatgcccctccaagagttacccaaaatgcaggttgctacccggactggaggaagaagcgtatgacgcggctgatcggccacctcgtggccgcgatagagaggcattccagccaaaagctcagcctgcaccccaacgccattcaaataaaaaggcatggggaaatacgccagacctgcgagacgtactggaggacaaagcaaaacatgcaagatcgatctacggatcacgagggcgcgccactacgcgacacgataaacgtcacgccggatacagtaaaagtaaatccggccgggccaaacacagcgggcaagactcgttggagctgtgtcgcgatatagcccaatacagaggtgccgcacaccccttatgcttcacagatgaagtaatggatcatcaaatctcacagggtttcaaacccgtaaacatagaatcatatgatggtacaacagatcctgcgatatggatcgaggatttcctcctgcatatccacatggcacgcggtgatgatctacacgacattaaatacctcccactcaaactcaaaggaccagctcggcattggctcaatagcttgccagcagagtccattggctgttgggaagaactggaagccgcattcctcgacaactttcagggcacttacgtgcgaccaccagatgccgatgacttgagccacatgatttagcagccagaggaatcggccaggcaattctgaacacggttcctcacaaagaaaaatcaaattgtcgactgtctggatgcagaggccctagcagctttcaagcacaacatccgcgacgagtgtcactagtatgcctctacttgactagctcgttgatcaaagatggttatgtttcctaaccatagacatgagttgttatttggttaacgggatcacatcattaggagaatgatgtgattgacttgacccattccattagcttagcacttgatcgtttagtttgtttctattgctttcttcataacttatatatgttcctatgactatgagattatgcaactcccgtttaccagagtacactttgtatgctaccaaacgtcacaacgtaactgggtgattattgatacgtctccaatgtatctataatttttgattgctccatgctatattatctactgttttgggcaatattgggctttattatccacttttatattacttttgggactaacctattaaccggaggcccagcccaatttcctattttatgcctatttcagtgtttcaaagaaaaggaatatcagacggagtcgaaacggaacgaaatcaactggagaagttatttttggaaggaaacacacctgatggacttggaccccacgtcaggggagacacgaggtgctcacgagggtgggccccccctagggcgcgccccctgcctcatggggcccccgtggctccttcgacgtcctccctgcacccatatatacccacgtgacctaaaacttccagaacgcaacatagatcgggagttccgccgctagaagcctccgtaaccagcaaaagtcaatcgggaccctgttccggcaccctgccggaggggggatccctcaccggtggccatcttcatcatccaggcgctctccatgacgaggagggagtagttctccctcggggctgagggtatgtaccagtagctatgtgtttgatctctctctcgtgttcttgagatgatacgatcttgatgtatcgcgagctttgctattatatttggatcatgtgatgtctcttcccccctcttctctcttgtaatgaatcgagtttccccttttgaagtaatcttatcggattgagtctttaaagacttgagaacacttgatgtatgtcttgccgtggatatctgtggtgacaataggataccgcgtgccacttgatgtatgttttgctgaccaacttgcgggttcatgaacctatgcataggggttggcacacgttttcgtcgtgattctccgatagaactttggggcactcttcgaggtcctttgtgttggttgaatagatgaatctgagattgtgtgatgcatatcgtataatcatacccacgaatacttgaggtgacattggagtatctaggtgacattagggttttgattgatttgtatcttaaggtgttattctagtacgaactctagggctgtttgtgacacctataggaatagcccaacggattgattggaaagaataactttgaggtggtttcgtaccctaccataatctcttcgttcgttctccgctattagtgactttggagggactctttgttgcatgttgaggtatagttttatgatccaattatgttagtattgttgagggaacttacactagcgaaagtatgaaccctaggccttgtttcaacacattgcaataccgtttacgctcacttttatcacttgctaccttgctgtttttatattttcagattacaaaaactattatctactatccatattgcacttgtatcaccatctcttcgccgaattagtgcacctatacaatttaccattgtattgggtgtgttggggacataagagactctttgttatttgattgcagggttgcttgagagagaccatcttcatccgacgcctcctactgattgataaaccttaggtcatccacttgagggaaatttgctactgtcctacaaacctctgcacttggaggcccaacaacgtctacaagaagaaggttgtgtagtagacatcaattataaaggtgctctacaggtgtctctgaaggtatttgttgggttggcgtatttcgagattaggatttgtcactccgattgtcggagaggtatctctgggccctctcggtaatgcacatcactcaagccatgcaagcattacaactaataagttagttgcgggatgatgtattacggaacaagtaaagagacttgccggtaacgagattgaactaggtattg is from Triticum aestivum cultivar Chinese Spring chromosome 3A, IWGSC CS RefSeq v2.1, whole genome shotgun sequence and encodes:
- the LOC123058396 gene encoding uncharacterized protein, whose amino-acid sequence is MTVSNPSITTFADHVLLHLLIPGKKSATPLILAESTYRRRVRPAAMASSPPYRFPALCEEEPTRRSARQSCGTCGASAVANCVALCCCPCAVVSCFTLALVKAPYMAGRRWVRRAKTRRISRGVLRKTRRVRSLDDQLYQVEGLGGGGAAAQASKEEDWGGLGRAAASGWWENTNDVNLLGDGRMRVSVTEKAWMEMYDVGLWGFGRLSFSLARDAAPSPAAQVVRDDPQPQEDGTVAPGR